Within Mycobacterium botniense, the genomic segment GAGGCCGGCCCATTCCTCACTGGCGGCGGGCGCGGTCGCGGTGAAGTCGACCAGGCCGCTGCCGGCGGCGTCCCCGATGAGCAGGGGCTGGTTGGTGCTGGCGACCGACGCGATGTTGGCTCGGCTGGTCTGGTTGTAAGAGGCGAACGAGTCGCCCCCGGCGGCGACGGTGCAGCCGAACGCGTTGACGAACAGCGGCGCGGTCGGTGAGGTGACCGCCAGCGCTGCTGACGCCCCGGATGCTGTTGTGCCGGAACCGACACCGGCGACTCCGGAGTAGCTGGCGGTGGCCAGCGCCAGGGTGCGGGCACCGGATTCGGTGCCCATGCCCGTCACGGACGCTGTCACGGTCTGCGCGCCCGTCGGCGGGTTCAGGAGGTAGAACAGCTGCACCATGCCGGTGTTGGAGCTCCAAAACGCTTGGGCTTCGGGGACCGGCGTCATGGCTTGGCCGCCGAATTCGACGGCGAACGTGGCCCCGGATGCGTCGACCGTCCCGACCCATTCGACCGCCGCGATCACGGCGGGATTGGGGGCGCTGCGGCTGACGTTATGCGTCGTCGCCGGTGTGCTCCCGGTGGTGGCCGATCCCGCGATCGATGCGATTGCGGTGGTCGACGAGTCGAAGGTAACTGCCATCTCAGGACGCCATCCCGGTGGTGGTGAGGTTGCAGACGTTGAGGAGCAGCACGTCGCCGTCGGCGACGGTGACGGGCGGGTTGGCGGCCAGCGTGAACATGCACACCGCGGAGGCGTCGCCATCGAAACCCGTCCACAGGCTGACGGCTTCGATGGTCTCGCCGGTGGTCATGTTCCACGACGGCGCCGCGCCGGTGAGCTCGGTGGCCCCGTTCGTGGGGGTGTCGACCGCGAGCTGCTGACGCGACGTCACCGCGGACAGGTTGGACGTTCCCGCGTTGCCGGGATCCCCGTTGTGCAGCTGCGCGCAGACGATGGGGACGGTCAGCGGCACGTTGTTCAGCGTCGCGAGAAAGAGATCCGCGAACGCGGGGGTGATTCCGTAAGCCATGAAATCCGCCTTAGGAGTGGGTGATTTGGAAGATCCCGGCGGCGTTCCAGTCGATCTCGAACGTGCCGTTGGTGTCGGAGACGAGCTCTCCGTAGTTCACGTAGCCGATGAGCGGGTTCGACGCGGCCGCGCCGGGTGTGACGTCGACGATCGCGGCGTACTGGGCAGAGATCGTGGAGTCCGGTCCCCATGAGATGTTGTTGGCCGTAAATGTCAGCGTGTTCGACGCGTAACTGGCGCCCACGCCCGAAAGCGCTTGGCCACCTGCGGTATAGCCGGTGCCGGTGATCTCCTGGGCGCTGATGTCGGACTGGTAGCGATGCGCGTCCGACGGCGTGTAGCCCGAACCGAGCAGCATCACGTGGAACGTGTCGTTGTAGAGGTTGATCTGCTTGTTTGCAAGGGATTCCATGAATCCGCCGTACAAAGTGGCTGTGACTGTCATCGCATCGCTTTCCTGTGAGAAATAGCTGTCGTCGTCGTATTGCGCTCTACTGCAATACGATTCCGGCCGCCGACCAAAAGGAGGACGTGGTTCCGGTGAAGGTGGTGGAAGCGCTCGAATCCTGAATGAGCAGCCCCGTATAGGGGCCGCTGGCGCCGTTGTAGCGTTCCGTTCCGCCGCTGTACGCGGTGAAGGTGCCGCCCCCGAAGTTGGCGCCTACGCCGAACCCGTGGACGATCATCTGCCCGGCGGCGCAGGTCAGCGATTGCGACGCCGCCAGCGCACCCTCGGCGGTGAGTTTCGACCCAACGGCGGATACGTCGTTGTACGAAACAGTGTTCGCGACAAAGTAGTTCGAGCCGCTCATGCTTGCAACGACCGTCTCCGCACCGGACGGTGGAGACGCCAGTCCCCACACCGAAAGTTCCCCATAGATCGCCGAGTTGTCGTGGTAGGCGTAGGCGAGCAGAGTCATGGCCACCCCGCCATAGCTGACCGCCGAGGTCGCCACCCCCAAATCCGTTGCTACGAACGCCAACACATAGTTGCCGGCGGCGTTGTGCGACCACGAGCCCGAAGACGCGTAACTCGCTGCGCCAGAGCCCAAGGCGTCGAACGTCACCGGCAGCGTCGTCTTGACCGTCGGAACCAGCATCTGCGCGGCCGCGGCCGACAGCGGGACGACGATGACCGAGCTCGCCGAGATCGTGGGCGCCAGCTCTTTGGCCGACGCCTCTGCGGTCATCACGGGGATAACCGCGCTGCCGGCCAGCCTGGGCATCAGCGCTTGCGCGGCGGCAGCCATCGTCGGAACCGAGACGACCGACTTGGTCGTGGCGGTCGGCGCCAGCGCGGCCGCCGTGGCTGTCATCAGCGGCGCCGCGACAGCCTCGCGCGTTGCCACAGTGGGCGCCAACGCCGCCGCCGCGGCCGTAGCCAACGGCACCGCCACCTTGGCGCCGGCCGTGACCGATGGCGTCAGCATCCCCGCGTTGGCGTGCATCGTCGGTGCGGGCGTCCGGTACGTCCGCACCACCGGCGCCAACATGGCCGCGGCCGCGTTCATCGGCGGCACGGCGACAACACCGTCAGCAGTGACCCTGGGCGCCAGCATCCCGGCCGCGGCGCGCGCGGTCGGCGCCGTCACGGTCTTGGCCGGCGCCCACAGGCCGGCAGCTGCGGGCGCCCACTCCAAGCCGCACGACCCCAACACGAGCGTGTCCCCGTCAGCCACGGTGACCGGCGGCTGCGCCGGGAGCGTGAACATGCACATCGCGCTCGGATCACCGTCAAACCCCGACCAGAGACTCACCGCCGCGACCGTTTCCGCGGCGGTCACCTCCCAAGACGGAGGCACGCCAGTCAGCCCGACAGCGCCCGTGTCCGGCGCGGTAACGGTCAGCTCCTGGCGCGCCGTGATCGCCGACGGGTTGCTCAGTCCAGCCGAGCCCGGAGCGCCGTTGTGCAGCTGGGCGCACACGATCGGTACCCGCGGCCGTCCACCGCTCAACGCCGAGAGAAGCAGGCTGGCGAACGCCGGTGTCATACCGTAACTCGCCAACCCGCTCCTCCTCTCAATGGTGATGCGTTGTGTTCCAAAGCCATTCGAGAAGCACCCCGAGAAGCACAGCGGCGCCCAGCGTCCAGGCCGACGTCACGATGTCGGCGACCGCGGGGCCCATCGCGAACGGTCCTACGCGGTGGCGGTGATCGGGGTGCTGGCCGCCGATGTCGCGGTGATGCCGTCGGCGCCGGTGACGGTGTAGGTGAACGCGAACTCGTGCCCGTCGACGAGCCCGGTCACGGTGAGCGTGACAGTGTCGCCGTCGACGATCGGGTCACCCGAAAGTTCAGCTGCGCCAGTGGCGTCGGCGGTGAGGTCGGTTTGGGTGACCTCGTAGTTGAACGGCCCGGTCGCTGTGTTCGGTTGCGGAAAAACGATTTCGGCGCTCAGACCAGGCTGCGCTGATACTGTCGGCGCGATCATCATGAATCCAGTGATCACGATTTATCCTGCCGTTCCGGTGTTAGCGATTTCGCAGAAGAAGTCGGCGGATCCGCCGCCGACGATGGTGTTGGGGTAGGAGCTGGAGTTGCTGTAGGACACGAACCCCGGCTGGATGTAGTCGCCGGCGTCGAGCTGCACACCGATGAACGATGCACCCTTTTGGATGTAGTACGGCAGCGCTCCCGGGGAAGTCAGGCAGATGACGTCGATGTCATACAGCAGACCGTTTTTGAAGATCCCGACACCGAAATAGGCATAGCTGGCACCACTTTTCGGCACCCACTGGGTCATGACCCGCACGTTGTAGATGGCCGACTTGTGGACGGTGAGCTTATTGGTGGACGGGTCGTAGGTGTAGTTCGAGGTCTGCGCCTGGATGTTGTTGAAGTAGTTGGCCGGCGCCAACGCGCAGTTGATGTTGTTGGCCAACGTGATCGCGGTCGTCGACAGGTTGCCGGCTTGGAACACGTCACCGATGATCGGGCCCGGAGCGTCGTCGACGAACCCGAACGACGCCATCTGGGAGGGCGCCATTCCCGCGTACTGGGCCAGCCCGAAGCCGCAATACCGGTATGCGGCACCGTAGTTGGTCACACCCGAGGTGTCGAGGTATTCCAGGATCGCGACACCGTTGACGATGATTTGAAGCAGCGGATGGTTGTTGCCGTCGAACCCGCAGGACAGCGAATACGCGGCGCCGGCGTAGAACGTCGGTTCGCTGGGCGTCCACTGCGCCAGCACCGTGTCTGTCCCGTTGACCACGTTGTGGATCGAGTACAGGATGGGGCTGATCTCGGCGTAAACGTAGGTGGTCATCGACGCGTTGGAGCGGCCGATCAGGATGTCATAGCCGGAGCCTTCGGACAGGTTGAAGTAGTTGTAGGAGCCGGGCGCGTTGTAGTAGACGGCGGAGACGATCTGGTCGTCGGTGTTGGTCGGGGTCGGGTGCAGCGCCAGCCCGGTGAAATTGGCTGTGCCGCTGGGGTTGAGCTGCGCATAGCCTGAGCTGTTGATCCCGAGTGTGCCGTAGCCGGCCGGGGTGTAGGTCTCGGTGAATCCGGCCAGTGTGGCGGTGGAGAAGTTCAGGAAGACGTTGATGCCGTTGTTGGAGTCGGCGGCGTCTTGGGCTTGCATCGACTGCACCGCGGTGTTGGTGGCGGCGATCGTCGCGGCGGTGGCCTGCAGCACGAGCTGGGCGTCCGCGGCGGTCCCGCCGCCGCCGAGGATCCCGTCGAGTCCTTGGATGATGGCGCCGATGATGTTGGCGACGCCCTGCACGGCGGAGACGATGAAGTTCGCGACGTCGTCGATCACCTCGGCGCCGGTCTTGAGGATCAGCGTGGCGATGTCGGCGATCGCCTGCAGGGCTTCGGCCCCGAACGACGCCAGCGCGGCGAACGGGTTAGCGCCGGCGCCCAGGCCTCCGACCAGCGCCGAGGCCACCCCATTCGCGGTGCCGGTCGACAGGTTGTGCGCGCGGCCGATGACCCCGATTTCCTGGGTGGACGGCGAGTCCTGGGGCGGAACGTTGTGGATCGCCGGGTTCGGGGTGATCGCCGGCGGGTCCGACGTCGCGTAGGTGGGGTCGATCGTCATAGCGGCACGAAGCTCGGCCGGACCTGGAAGCTGCAGCGGGCGGTCGTCGACCACTGGTTCGCCGACGCCGTCTGGTTCTCGGCGTACAGGTAGATCGTGGCGGCCTGCCCCGCGGGCACGATGTTGGCGCTGCCCGGCCCCAGCCCGTAGGAGATGGCTTGAACGGTGCCCGGGGATGCGCCGGGGTTGCCGTAGCCGTAGGCGCAGATCTGCCCGGATGGACCGTTGACGCGGGCCACCAGGTCGACCATGGTGTCGACCGCGCCGACGACGTTGGCTTGGGCTTTGACTTCCGGCCACCACGCCAGCAGCTGCGCGGGTACCTGGATGGCGCCGATCTGCTTCTGGGAGTTGGTGTTAGCCGGGGAGGCGACGATACCTGTTGCGTAGTACCAGTTCCCGACCGGGACGGGCTGCCATTGCGCCTGACCGCTGCCGGGATCCCAGCCGATCATGTATCCGGCCGCCGCGGTCACCCCCCCAAGAACCTGCGAGATCGTCGTCTGGCCGTCTTGTCCCGGCGGGCCGGCCCAGTTGTAGAAGGTGAGGCTGAGCGCGACCGGGTCGCCGTTGGAATCCCATTCGGTTTCAACGACTTCGGGGTTGGGTGAGGGAAGCGGTGTGCCGTAGGCGACCGGGATCATCTGGAAGGTGAACTTCACCGCGGGCCCGGGGGGGCCGGGCTGCACCGCCGGGAACGAGGCTCTGCCACCACCCGGGCCGAACACCACGATCCCGGCGCCGGAGGCGTTGTTGAACGCGGCCGGGAACCACACCGAGCCGTTGAACGTCACCGACCCGTCGGGGTTGGTCGACCACGTATTGCCCGGCAGGTAATAGGTTTGGCCGTTGTACGTGACGTACATGCCGTTGGGGTCGGCATAAAACGCTGGTGCTGTCACGTCAGGTTGCCTCCGGAAAGAATGATGTTCACATAGGTTTCAAGGCCCGAGATTTTCCGCAGGATCTTCGTCGGTGCGCCTTCTTCGCTTTTGCCGTCACCGATCTGCAGGGTTACCCGATTGCGTTCGGTGCGTGAGTCTTTGATGTCGAGCAGCTCGACGTAGTCGATATAGAGCGTGCCGCGGCGAATGTAGAACACGAGGGTTCCGCGCCAGATCTCGCGGCCGACCGCGAACGGCTGGTTGTCGATGAAACTGATTTTCGCCGAGGGGTATCCGCGGATATTCCACAACGCCGAGGCCTGCGAGAACAGGGAGTCGATCGACAGCGCGCCTTCACCGGAGGGAAAGAACTTCTCGGCGAACATGTACGGTCCGCCTTTGAGTTTCGCGTCGTAGTTCTCCGCGACGGAGAAGGCGAACAGCACGTTGTCAAAGATGCCGTCCAACAGGCTGTTCGGTACGCCGGTGACCCCGAGGGCGATGGTGATCGCGTCGATAAGCCACTCCAAGGTGGCGTTGATCAGATCGTTGATCCACTTCGGGGACTGGCCACCGATGACCGCCTGGTAGGCGAGCGGGGCGTGGTGGTCCACGCTGAAGTCGATCATCCCCGATTCGACGACGTCGAGGTTGAAATACACGCTCGGCGGTATGAAGTCCACACCGATCGTCGGGGCGATGTACTCGCCCAAATCCGGTGTCAGATAGGAGGCCTCGTTGTTCGGGTTCAGCAGCGGCGCCAGCGCGTTGCCGAGCAGTGAGCCTTCGAGCTGGGTGAGGTCGACCACCAAGCCCTCGAACGGGCCCCACGGGCCGGTGAACCCGGAGCGGTCACGCAGCGTGATCACACAGGTGGCCACCGTCAGCGGGAACCACAGCCCTTCGGGCTGCGGGTCGCCGGGCACCCACATGGTGGCGTCGATGTCGAACCCGTTGTCCTGGACCTGCTGGTTGACCAGTTTCCAGATCGAGTCCATGCGGCCGTTGATCTCGATCCACGCCGAGGTGTCGTTGAGGACATCCGGTGAGATAACGCAGATCGGGGTGACCAGCATCTGCATGAGGTCCATCGGTTTGGCGCCGTCGCCGTAGAGAGTTTCGGTCAGCCACGCGATGAAGTCCGGGTGCAGGGAGGTGATGTTGTTGACCAGTTCCCACAGCCGGAACTGCAGCCGGAAGGCCTGCTCGCGGATCAGGGTGGCGATCACGGTTAGGCCTGGTCCGATGCCGAACCATTCGCCTGGTTCCTGAATGAATATGGGCAGGAAAGGATTTGGCCACGTCAGGATCCGGTCGAGCCATGTTTTGTCGCCGACGAGCTCGCAGGCGACGGTTTGGATGCCCTGTTTGGATTGGTCGTGGGCGACGTCGATGCGGCCGGACCACCGGTAGCCGGGGTCGGTGGGATGCCACGGGGAGTTGCCCTTGGTGTAGATGACCGGCACCACGATGGTGTCGCACTGGATCGCAACCTCGGCGAGGTCGTCGTCGCCGTCGAGGGTCAGCGATCCCGCCGGCAGATCCTTGCGCGGGTCCATCAGATGCAGGTCGATGTAGCGGCCCGAGCAGTCCGGATCGATGCACGTGTAGTACTGGTCGTAGACGGCCAGGGTGGCCTTCGGTGACGGTATGAGCTGCGGTGTCGCTGCGGCTTTCGCGGTTTGGATCGCAGTCAGCGGGTTGCCGCCCCGTAGTGCTTGGATCAGGGCGGTCGCGGTGGGGGCGGTCACGCCGGGTGAATCCTGCGCGGGGTCAACGACATAACGATCTGGGAGGACGCGGTGCCGCCGGTGATCGACACCGGGATCTGTGACAGCGTGACCTGATCCGGTGTGGCCACACCCGGTATCGGGGTGTCATAGACCCCGGACAGCAGTTTCTGGAACGAGGTGTCGGTGAGGTTGTTCATGTTCACCACTCGCTGCTGGCGCGGCAGCGTGGACAGGAACGCGACGTCTCCGGCCTTCAGCGGCCCGACGGTGATCATGTTCGTGCTGTTGGGGCCGTTGCCGAATCCCCACGTTCCGGGCCCGTAGAACAGGATGTCGGGCCAGCCCTCCTGGGTGCCCTGGTTCGACAGGCCGACATACCCGGTTTCGGCGGCCTGGTTGTTGTCGGCGCCGGCGAAATAGGCGATCGGGGCGGGCTGGGCTTCGTTGAAAATGCCTTGCCCAGTGGTCATTCCGAATCCGGTGTAGCGGTTGTCCGGCCCGAGGGGGCTGGTTTCGCCGGCCTCGGTGAACGAGACGACTTCGGTGCCGTCGAAGCGGGTCACCGCGAAGCTGCGCGGCACGCCCGGGACCGCGCCTGCGATGAACTGCCAGGTCTCCCCGGGCAGCGGCGCGGAGAACAGGTCGACCACCCGGTAGAGCATCGTCGCGACACCGTCGACGACGCAGTAGACTTCGATTCCGCCCCAACCGAAGTCGCAGAACACGCCGTTGCCGTTGGCGTCCATTCGGGCGCCGATGACGGTGGTGGCTTCGCCGAACAGCACCACACCGTCCCAGCCGGCGCCGAGGGTGACGGTCACGACTTGGTTGTCGGTGTCGGTGGGCTGGGCGGTGTAGATGTTGAGCACGCCCTGGGTGGAGTTACCGGAGTCGGCCCAGTGGACTTGGCGGTCGGCGCCGACGTACTCGTAGCCGGAGCCCTTCGGGTTGTAGATGGTCGACCAGCCCGGCCCGAGCCCGGATTCGGTTGGAGTGGCGAAGTTGTCGGAGAAGTCGGCGTAGGTGGGCCGCCAGGAGTCGACGACGGGGATGGTTGTCCAGAAGCTGTCGTCGATGCGGCAGATGTGGGTCATGTCCCACACCCCGATCTCGCGGGGGGTGAGTTTCATTGCGTCGCCCCAGGAGTCGGGCATCAGCCGGACCTGGGCGGTCCAGTAGCCGCCGTCGGGGGTGATGTATTCCATCGTCAGGGTGGTGTCGCGTGGGGTGGACCAGGCTCCCATCCATTCGTCCATGATCTGTTGCAGCACTTGGGGTGTGCGGGCATGGACTTGCAGCTTCAGCTTGATGATGGCCGGGTCGTACACCTTGCCCTGGTAGGTGACCCCGTCTTGGCGGGCGGCCTGCAGGTCAAGGTTCTTGAACTTCGCGGCCATCCCGACCGGGTTCTCGACGCACAGGATGCCGTCGGTCACGCCGGGGAACGGCGCCAAGCCGCCCATCAAGTAGAAGATGTGCTGGCGGTCGGCGCTGGTCACCCACAGGTTCGGGAGATCACCTGCGGCGAGCTGGTCGGCACCGTAGGGGGTGATGGTGCCGTTCGGCCACATGCTCACCCTGTGTATGCCTGCGATGCGCCCCACGTCGTGCCGACCGCGCGGGCTGAGTTGTTGATGGCCATCTGCGAATTGATGTCCTCGTGCAGCTGCTTGGGGTCGTTGGCCTGCACGTGCACGGGGCCCATGATCTGGATCGGCGCCTGCGGCTGCGTGTTACCGACGTTGGCGTACTGGTCGGAGGAGGCGTTGGAGGCGAACGGCTGCTGGGTTTGGCCGGCGGTGTTCTGCTGGCCGGCCGGCCGCACACCGGTCACACCCATCAGCAGGCGGCCGGGGATGGTTTTCGACCAATCCGCCCCGGTCGCATCGGAATTCGGGATCAACGCCTCCAGCAGGCCTTCGACGCCGATGCCGACGTCCTGGGCGCCGTAGGCGGCGGCCCGGTTGAGCTCTTGGAAGCCGATGTTCATCGCTGAGGAGACGGCGCCGCCGGCGCCGCCGAAGGTGCCCATGTCGGCGCCCATCGCGGCGGCCTGGGTGGCCGCGCCTTCGAGGCCGCCGATGATGCCGCCGGAGAAACCGATGCCTGGCAGGGCTCCTTGCCCGGTTCCGGGCTGTTGAACATCAGCACCGGGTGTCGCGGTGTCGGACAGTCCCTGCTTGGATCCGGGGCTGACAGCGCCGGGGCCGGTGGGTTCGTGGATGCTGGCGTTGTCGCCGGGCTTCGGCGCGCCCGGCGGCGGCTCGATCGCGGGCCCGCCGGGGGCGCCGGGCGCCTTGACCATGTTCTGCGGCTGCTGGGCCGGCGCCTGCTGCTGCGGCGGAGGCTCCGGTTGATCGGTCACCTCGCCGCCGGGCGCGTAGTAGCGCACCGACGTCGGGTCGATGCGGCCCTGCCGGATCGCGTCCATGAAGCCGGGTCCGTATTTGTCGACGGCCTCGCTGGGCTCGACATACTCGTGAGGCGACAGCCACGCCGGGATCGTGTCCGTGCCGGACGGGCCTCCGGTGGCGAAGTAGCCGGGCTGGTGGAGGTCGAAGAACTGGCGTGCCTGGTTGCCGAGCTTGGGAAGGTTGAGCCGCCACGACGGGGCGTTCGGGTCGTGCCACCAGCTTTGGCCGCGGGTGGACTCAGTCCAGGGCGTCGGCGGCGCTGAGGGCGGCCCGGGCGGCTGCGGCCCCTTGGTGTTTCCGCCCAGCCGTGACAGGTCGGGTTGCATCTTCACCGGAGGCGCAACGGATTTCGGCCCCAGGTTCGGCAACGCCGGGCCGGAATAGTTCCCGTCGGGCCCGATCATGCCGTGCTGCTGCGCCCACGCCCGAACCTCCGCAGGCAGCATGTCGGCGTCGGGTTGCGGCCTCGGCGCCGCGGGCGCGGGGGCCGGCGCAGGCGGTGCGGGATGCGCGAAAGCGTTGCGCAGCAGCCGAAGTTGCTGATCCGGTGGCAGCTTCGCAATCTGGTCGGCGGTCAGCGGCCCGTTGAGGTCGGCCGGGGCGGATGGCGCACCGCCGCCGGACGCGCCAGCACCAGCACCAGCCCCGCCGCTGCTGGGTGTCGGTCCGATGGTGTTGCCGCGGGCTGTGTCGAGCCCGGCGGCGGCCGCGTCGTCAGCGCCCGGCGCGCCTGGCGGCGCGGCGAGCGGGGCGGGATTCGGGAAGCCGAACCGCGCCGCGCCGAGACCACCGGGGACGCCCAGGCCGCCGAAGCCGCCACCAGCGCCCCCCGCGCCGGGTGGGGCTTGGCCGATCGCGGCCCACGCCGCGGTCTCCAACGGCCCCAGCACCAGGTCTTCGAGGAACCCGACGGTCCACTCCGCGAGCCCGGGCAGCCCCTTGGACAGCCCGAAGCGGTCGGCCAGCGGCACCGGCAGGAACGGGTTCTCGCCGCCGCCGGCGCCGCGGCGGCCGTGCATCGCGTGGAACGTGCCGCGCTCGGCCTCGGCCAGCCGCTGCTGCTCCTGGGTGCGTTCGGCCTTGAGGTGGCGGATCTCTTCGTCGAGGCGGTCGCGTTCGGACTGCTTGGCGGTGGCCTTCAGCTCCGAGCGGCGTTTCTCGGCGTTGTCGATCTCGGCGTCGAGGTGCCGCAGCCGTTCCTCGGCCGCCGCGACGCGCTGCGGGTTGGCCGTGTAGTAGCCCGGCTGCCCGCCCGGGCCGGTGCCCGGTGTCGCGCCCGGCGGAATGCCGCCGCCCATGCCGCCGAAACCACCCGCGCCCATGCCGGCGGCGAAGCCGGGCATCCCGGTGGCCGCGCCTTCCCCGTACAGGGTGGGCAGGAACATGTGGTGGTCGAACTGGGAGCTGGCCGCGCCGGCCGCGCCGGCGCCGATCACGAAGTTGCCGTGGCTGCCGCCGGCTTCGGCGTTCTCCCCGTTGGACAGGGTCATCGCGGCGTGCCCGTCGTTGGGGTTAGGGCCATGGTCGTACCAGCCCACGCTGATGGAGCCGGGGCCGCCGATGCCGGGCTGGAAACCCAGCGCGGCCAGCCACTGGCCCATGTTCTTCGTCGTCGGCAGGTTCGTCGCCGGCAACCCCATCGCCCCGAGAATGACCCGGCCGACCATCCCCGAGCAGTCGTCCCGGGCGCCCTGGCTGTAGGGGGTTCCGGCCAGCGACGAGGCGACCGCAACGTCGGGGGCCATGCCGCCGTAGCCGAGCGCGCCGCCGCCGGCGCGGCCGAGCACGATGCGGCCGTTCATCAGATCGGAGCGGAACTTGTACACCTCAGAGTGGCCGCCCATCTTCTGCACCTCCTGGTGGGTCAGGACGTGCTCACCGTCGGCGCCCCAAAACAGCGCGGAGTCATGGCCTTTCGGGCCGGGCGCGTGCAGCGGGCCGCCCTCGGCGTGACTGGTCAGCTGGTTATACAGGCCGACAGCGAAACCACCTGCGGCACCAACACCGGCGCCGATCGCGGTGCCGACGCCGGGAATGATCGAACCAGCGGCCGCGCCGAGCGCCGCACCAGTTGCGGTATCGGTGCCGACCACGGCCGCGCTGTGCAAGAAGCTGTTCGGGTCGGTGTGATCCTGGGCCCACTGGCCGCCGAGCTGCGCCCCGATACCGAGGATGCCGGCGGCCTTCAACCCCGACAGCGCGGTGCTGAGTCGGCTCGTGGCCACCTCGGCGCCTTCCTCCTGGGCGATGATCGTGCCCAGTCCGGACGCGATGGGACGAAGGATGGTGCCGACGATGTCGATCGCCTTGAACGTCAACCACGCTCCGCCGAGGCCTTCGAGCGCAGTGATGACGCCGTGCGCTATGCCCGGGTGCTTGGCTAGTTCGTCACCAACCCACTTCGCATCCTTCGCGACCTCGGTCATCACCGGGACGAAAGCGCTGCCGATCTCTGCTTCGGCGGCGCCGAACGCCGCATGGGCGTCACGCATCTTCGCGTTGAGCGTGTCCTGGGACTCGTGGAAGCCCTTTACCGTTCCGTCGGCTTCGGTGTACGTGGTGGCAATCGCCTTGATGCGGTCGTTCGTCTCTTGCGCGTGATCGCCGGAAACCTGCAGTGCCACAGACTGGCCCGCGACCGTGCCGGTCATGTCACGCATCGCCTTGCCGAGCGTCTCAATCGTGTCGCGCCCGATACGCAACGCCTTGCTGTAACCGTCGACTTTGTCGTTGAGCTGCGCAAACTCCATGAGCTTTGCCCGGTCCTCGGCGACGCTGTCCCGCGCGGCCTTGGTGTAATCCTTGACGGTTATCTCGTTGTTCTTCAACGCCGTCGCCAACTGCGCGGCGTGCGGCGACATCTGCGTGATCATCTCGTCGAGATCGGCAGCGGCCTGCGAACTCTTGAAAAGCTCACCCTGATTGAGCTTCATGCCCGGCAGCAACTTCGACTGCACCGTGTCGAACAGGTACTGCATCGTCCCGGCCAGACCGCGCTCCGAAAACTTCTGACTCACCTCGTCGGCGTTGATTCCGAACTGCGCCATAGCATCCCGCGCGGGCTGAGACTGCCCGGTGAACGCGTTGATCGCGTTGCGCATGTTCTCGGTCGCCTGCTCCGGTGATGTACCGGATTGGGTGAGCTGCGCAAGCGTGCCCCACACGTCTTCGAGCTTGAGATGCGCTGCGGCAGCGACAGGTTCGACCGAATGCAACGCGCCAGCGAAATCCTGGAAACTGGTTTTCGCCGATCCGACAGCGGTCACCATCTGCGACATCAGCCGTGCTGCTTGCTCCGGTTTGACGTTGAAGTCGGTCATGGACGTGGTGAGG encodes:
- a CDS encoding DUF7257 domain-containing protein, which encodes MTIDPTYATSDPPAITPNPAIHNVPPQDSPSTQEIGVIGRAHNLSTGTANGVASALVGGLGAGANPFAALASFGAEALQAIADIATLILKTGAEVIDDVANFIVSAVQGVANIIGAIIQGLDGILGGGGTAADAQLVLQATAATIAATNTAVQSMQAQDAADSNNGINVFLNFSTATLAGFTETYTPAGYGTLGINSSGYAQLNPSGTANFTGLALHPTPTNTDDQIVSAVYYNAPGSYNYFNLSEGSGYDILIGRSNASMTTYVYAEISPILYSIHNVVNGTDTVLAQWTPSEPTFYAGAAYSLSCGFDGNNHPLLQIIVNGVAILEYLDTSGVTNYGAAYRYCGFGLAQYAGMAPSQMASFGFVDDAPGPIIGDVFQAGNLSTTAITLANNINCALAPANYFNNIQAQTSNYTYDPSTNKLTVHKSAIYNVRVMTQWVPKSGASYAYFGVGIFKNGLLYDIDVICLTSPGALPYYIQKGASFIGVQLDAGDYIQPGFVSYSNSSSYPNTIVGGGSADFFCEIANTGTAG
- a CDS encoding DUF7257 domain-containing protein; this encodes MWPNGTITPYGADQLAAGDLPNLWVTSADRQHIFYLMGGLAPFPGVTDGILCVENPVGMAAKFKNLDLQAARQDGVTYQGKVYDPAIIKLKLQVHARTPQVLQQIMDEWMGAWSTPRDTTLTMEYITPDGGYWTAQVRLMPDSWGDAMKLTPREIGVWDMTHICRIDDSFWTTIPVVDSWRPTYADFSDNFATPTESGLGPGWSTIYNPKGSGYEYVGADRQVHWADSGNSTQGVLNIYTAQPTDTDNQVVTVTLGAGWDGVVLFGEATTVIGARMDANGNGVFCDFGWGGIEVYCVVDGVATMLYRVVDLFSAPLPGETWQFIAGAVPGVPRSFAVTRFDGTEVVSFTEAGETSPLGPDNRYTGFGMTTGQGIFNEAQPAPIAYFAGADNNQAAETGYVGLSNQGTQEGWPDILFYGPGTWGFGNGPNSTNMITVGPLKAGDVAFLSTLPRQQRVVNMNNLTDTSFQKLLSGVYDTPIPGVATPDQVTLSQIPVSITGGTASSQIVMSLTPRRIHPA
- a CDS encoding phage tail fiber protein, coding for MAYGITPAFADLFLATLNNVPLTVPIVCAQLHNGDPGNAGTSNLSAVTSRQQLAVDTPTNGATELTGAAPSWNMTTGETIEAVSLWTGFDGDASAVCMFTLAANPPVTVADGDVLLLNVCNLTTTGMAS
- a CDS encoding Gp37-like protein encodes the protein MTAPTATALIQALRGGNPLTAIQTAKAAATPQLIPSPKATLAVYDQYYTCIDPDCSGRYIDLHLMDPRKDLPAGSLTLDGDDDLAEVAIQCDTIVVPVIYTKGNSPWHPTDPGYRWSGRIDVAHDQSKQGIQTVACELVGDKTWLDRILTWPNPFLPIFIQEPGEWFGIGPGLTVIATLIREQAFRLQFRLWELVNNITSLHPDFIAWLTETLYGDGAKPMDLMQMLVTPICVISPDVLNDTSAWIEINGRMDSIWKLVNQQVQDNGFDIDATMWVPGDPQPEGLWFPLTVATCVITLRDRSGFTGPWGPFEGLVVDLTQLEGSLLGNALAPLLNPNNEASYLTPDLGEYIAPTIGVDFIPPSVYFNLDVVESGMIDFSVDHHAPLAYQAVIGGQSPKWINDLINATLEWLIDAITIALGVTGVPNSLLDGIFDNVLFAFSVAENYDAKLKGGPYMFAEKFFPSGEGALSIDSLFSQASALWNIRGYPSAKISFIDNQPFAVGREIWRGTLVFYIRRGTLYIDYVELLDIKDSRTERNRVTLQIGDGKSEEGAPTKILRKISGLETYVNIILSGGNLT